One Pyrococcus furiosus DSM 3638 genomic region harbors:
- a CDS encoding pantoate kinase: MLIRAFVPAHITAFFVPIIRDNPQDSGSLGAGINLEKGTNVFLNIEEGLERHIHVAFNGEPVKKEEAPITMHVANKIVPEDFVGEIEIWQYFDFPTGYGFGNSAGGALGSALVLGYKFGGTVLSLAKIAHEAEVVHKGGLGDVVAQLTGGIEIRIKEGGPGKAIVDNIINHEYKVLAIPIGELRTKEVLDDDVIRTIEKEGRISLQRLLQNPTPEVLMNEARRFAEATGLLSNDLLEIAREIDKVIFLPSSMIMLGKSIFALLRDEEEKKVKEVLKDLDLHYEICRVYWGKPLVERWIPNE, from the coding sequence ATGCTAATTAGAGCCTTTGTTCCGGCTCATATAACAGCTTTTTTTGTTCCAATAATTAGAGATAACCCTCAAGATTCAGGCTCCTTAGGAGCGGGGATAAATCTTGAGAAAGGAACAAACGTATTTCTAAACATTGAAGAAGGGCTTGAAAGACATATTCATGTTGCGTTTAATGGTGAACCCGTAAAAAAAGAAGAAGCACCTATAACCATGCATGTGGCTAATAAAATAGTGCCAGAAGACTTTGTCGGAGAAATAGAAATCTGGCAGTATTTTGATTTCCCAACTGGATATGGATTTGGCAATAGTGCGGGGGGAGCCCTTGGTTCAGCCTTAGTGCTGGGATATAAGTTTGGAGGAACAGTGCTTAGCCTAGCAAAAATAGCTCATGAAGCTGAGGTTGTCCATAAGGGTGGATTAGGAGATGTAGTAGCTCAACTCACCGGAGGAATTGAAATTAGAATAAAAGAAGGAGGCCCAGGAAAGGCTATTGTTGACAACATAATTAACCATGAATATAAAGTTCTTGCAATACCAATCGGAGAGCTAAGAACAAAAGAAGTCCTCGATGATGATGTTATAAGAACGATAGAAAAAGAGGGCAGAATAAGTCTTCAGAGATTACTTCAAAATCCTACACCAGAAGTTTTAATGAATGAAGCTCGAAGATTTGCGGAAGCAACTGGACTGTTAAGCAATGACTTATTGGAAATTGCAAGGGAGATAGACAAGGTCATATTCCTCCCTTCATCAATGATAATGCTCGGAAAAAGCATATTTGCACTTCTTAGAGATGAAGAAGAAAAAAAAGTAAAAGAAGTCCTAAAAGATCTTGATCTGCACTATGAAATTTGTAGGGTGTATTGGGGAAAGCCCTTAGTGGAGAGGTGGATACCAAATGAGTAA
- a CDS encoding tRNA (guanine(10)-N(2))-dimethyltransferase, producing MELFEVHEGKAKVLVPKAKTIYDSPVFYNPRMAPNRDVVVLLLNVLKPKIVLDALSATGIRGIRFALETPAEEIWMNDINELAYELMKKNVLLNFKGTLKENAKRAIFEGEKTIVINNDDANRLMAEKHRYFHFIDLDPFGSPMEFLDTALRSVKRKGILGVTATDGAPLCGAHPKACLRKYLAVPLRGELCHEVGTRILVGVIARYAAKYDLGMEVLLAYYKDHYFRAFVKLKDGAKKGDETLENLGYVYFDEKTGRFEVEKSFLSTRPNAYGPLWLGPLKNEKVVGEMLELLVSGFEVANYREVLKLLHMLHEELDIPLFYDTHALGKRLKIEPKKLGEIIKELKSMGYEATRTHFSPTGIKTNAPYEVFVEVMRKN from the coding sequence ATGGAATTATTTGAAGTTCATGAGGGGAAAGCTAAAGTTTTAGTTCCCAAAGCAAAAACTATTTATGATTCTCCTGTTTTTTATAATCCTCGAATGGCTCCAAATAGGGATGTAGTTGTTTTGCTATTGAATGTTCTAAAACCTAAGATTGTTTTGGATGCACTTTCTGCAACTGGAATTCGGGGAATTAGGTTTGCCTTAGAGACTCCTGCAGAAGAAATTTGGATGAATGACATTAATGAATTAGCTTATGAACTCATGAAAAAGAACGTCCTATTAAACTTTAAGGGAACATTAAAAGAGAACGCTAAAAGGGCAATTTTTGAAGGTGAAAAGACAATAGTAATCAATAATGATGATGCAAATAGGCTTATGGCAGAAAAGCATAGGTACTTTCATTTCATAGATCTCGACCCTTTTGGGTCTCCAATGGAATTTTTAGATACCGCTCTTAGGAGCGTCAAAAGAAAGGGGATATTGGGAGTTACCGCTACCGACGGTGCTCCTCTTTGTGGAGCTCATCCAAAGGCATGCTTGAGGAAGTACCTAGCAGTTCCCTTGAGGGGAGAACTGTGTCATGAGGTTGGAACAAGGATTTTAGTTGGAGTGATAGCTCGGTATGCTGCAAAGTATGACCTGGGAATGGAAGTGCTCCTTGCATATTACAAGGATCATTACTTTAGAGCATTTGTAAAACTTAAAGATGGGGCAAAGAAAGGAGATGAGACTCTAGAAAATCTTGGATATGTTTACTTTGATGAAAAGACTGGAAGGTTTGAAGTGGAAAAATCTTTCCTTTCGACTCGCCCAAACGCCTATGGTCCTCTTTGGCTTGGCCCTCTAAAGAATGAAAAAGTTGTGGGTGAAATGTTGGAGCTCCTGGTGTCTGGATTTGAAGTTGCAAATTATAGAGAAGTGTTGAAGTTACTCCACATGCTTCATGAAGAGCTAGACATCCCTCTATTCTATGATACCCACGCCCTGGGAAAAAGGCTCAAGATAGAACCAAAGAAACTTGGAGAAATAATAAAAGAGCTAAAAAGCATGGGGTATGAGGCGACGAGAACACACTTTTCTCCAACTGGAATAAAGACTAACGCTCCTTACGAGGTTTTTGTTGAAGTAATGAGGAAAAATTAG
- a CDS encoding 50S ribosomal protein L35ae, translating to MRIKGVVLSYRRSKENQHNNVMIIKPLDVNSREEASKLIGRLVLWKSPSGKILKGKIVRVHGTKGAVRARFEKGLPGQALGDYVEIV from the coding sequence ATGAGGATAAAGGGAGTCGTTCTAAGTTACAGAAGGAGTAAGGAGAACCAACACAACAATGTAATGATAATTAAGCCTCTAGACGTCAACAGTAGGGAAGAAGCTTCAAAACTCATAGGGAGACTTGTTCTCTGGAAGAGTCCAAGTGGAAAGATTTTGAAGGGCAAAATAGTTAGAGTTCATGGGACAAAGGGGGCAGTAAGGGCCAGGTTTGAAAAAGGACTTCCAGGACAGGCCTTAGGAGATTATGTGGAAATAGTCTAA
- a CDS encoding DUF3267 domain-containing protein, with protein sequence MKDSMFLYEFDLFRYSKDLTALSFLLLIGSSLTVHWVSLSMSSSRDLLHYLVLPLILVVILHEGLHALTAKLSGAKTSLGVLTKYGIILAVYVGINTPLPVKKIRYITIAPIIISIVAFFFSWVTYSPFWAILYIFNTTGIVGDLIVFLVLSKMPSDAIVVDEGTIMKSNAEFPEPYPSWFSKLIIGLAVLVFLYILTNIRIEFEVVGTLPNQTMPVNSHFE encoded by the coding sequence ATGAAAGATTCTATGTTCTTGTATGAATTTGATCTATTTCGATACTCGAAGGATCTCACAGCATTGTCCTTTTTACTGCTCATAGGCTCCTCTCTTACAGTGCACTGGGTTTCTTTATCAATGAGTTCTTCTAGGGATCTCCTACATTATCTTGTTCTTCCCCTAATACTTGTTGTAATCCTCCACGAAGGCCTTCATGCCCTCACAGCAAAACTTAGCGGAGCCAAGACCAGCTTAGGAGTATTAACTAAATATGGGATCATTTTAGCCGTTTATGTTGGCATTAACACTCCTCTTCCAGTTAAAAAAATAAGATACATCACTATAGCTCCAATTATTATATCCATTGTGGCGTTCTTCTTTTCCTGGGTTACATATTCTCCCTTCTGGGCCATATTGTACATTTTCAATACCACTGGAATAGTTGGTGATCTGATAGTCTTCCTAGTTCTTTCAAAGATGCCCTCCGATGCCATTGTTGTAGATGAGGGGACTATTATGAAGTCAAATGCAGAATTTCCAGAACCTTATCCATCTTGGTTCTCTAAGCTTATCATTGGGCTTGCAGTATTGGTATTCCTCTATATTCTCACAAACATTAGAATCGAATTTGAAGTTGTGGGTACTCTTCCTAATCAGACAATGCCAGTAAATAGTCACTTTGAGTGA
- a CDS encoding phosphorylating glyceraldehyde-3-phosphate dehydrogenase encodes MKIKVGINGYGTIGKRVAYAVTKQDDMELIGVTKTKPDFEAYRAKELGIPVYAASEEFLPRFEKAGFEVEGTLNDLLEKVDIIVDATPGGMGEKNKQLYEKAGVKAIFQGGEKAEVAQVSFVAQANYEAALGKDYVRVVSCNTTGLVRTLNAIKDYVDYVYAVMIRRAADPNDIKRGPINAIKPSVTIPSHHGPDVQTVIPINIETSAFVVPTTIMHVHSIMVELKKPLTREDVIDIFENTTRVLLFEKEKGFESTAQLIEFARDLHREWNNLYEIAVWKESINVKGNRLFYIQAVHQESDVIPENIDAIRAMFEIAEKWESIKKTNKSLGILK; translated from the coding sequence GTGAAAATAAAGGTCGGAATTAATGGATATGGGACAATTGGAAAGAGGGTAGCCTACGCCGTAACTAAGCAAGATGACATGGAGCTCATAGGAGTTACAAAAACTAAGCCTGATTTTGAAGCTTACAGAGCAAAAGAACTTGGAATCCCAGTATACGCCGCAAGTGAGGAATTCCTTCCAAGATTTGAAAAAGCTGGATTTGAGGTTGAAGGAACACTCAATGACTTGTTGGAAAAGGTAGACATAATTGTAGATGCAACTCCCGGAGGAATGGGAGAGAAAAATAAGCAACTCTATGAGAAGGCGGGAGTTAAGGCTATTTTCCAAGGGGGAGAAAAAGCTGAAGTTGCTCAAGTTTCTTTTGTAGCTCAAGCAAACTATGAAGCTGCCCTTGGAAAAGATTACGTGAGGGTTGTCTCTTGTAACACTACAGGGTTAGTGAGAACTCTCAATGCAATAAAAGATTACGTTGATTACGTATATGCCGTAATGATTAGGAGAGCTGCCGATCCAAACGACATTAAGAGAGGACCAATAAACGCTATAAAACCGAGCGTAACAATTCCTTCCCACCATGGACCAGATGTGCAAACTGTAATCCCAATAAACATAGAAACTTCTGCATTTGTAGTCCCAACAACAATTATGCATGTTCACTCAATAATGGTAGAGCTTAAGAAACCCTTAACCAGGGAAGATGTTATTGACATTTTCGAGAACACAACGAGAGTACTCCTTTTTGAAAAGGAGAAGGGATTCGAGAGCACTGCTCAGCTAATAGAATTCGCTAGGGATTTGCACAGAGAATGGAACAATCTTTATGAGATTGCAGTGTGGAAAGAAAGCATAAATGTAAAGGGCAATAGACTCTTCTACATACAGGCAGTTCATCAAGAGAGTGATGTAATTCCCGAAAATATAGATGCAATAAGGGCAATGTTTGAAATTGCCGAGAAGTGGGAAAGCATAAAGAAGACAAACAAGAGTCTCGGCATACTTAAATAA
- a CDS encoding family 4B encapsulin nanocompartment shell protein, which produces MENNNIMSQVKEIIEAAIKELEDDGFEPDIILAGPIFIRYLPEDVRLKVYEIEELGSDAIIADSKYLGQIKKAAKRISIDPLLQEKEWEKIIEEIPTQE; this is translated from the coding sequence ATGGAGAACAACAACATAATGTCCCAAGTCAAGGAAATTATTGAAGCTGCAATAAAGGAATTAGAAGATGACGGATTTGAGCCAGATATAATCTTAGCTGGCCCTATCTTTATAAGATATCTACCCGAAGATGTCAGACTGAAAGTTTATGAAATTGAGGAACTAGGAAGTGATGCAATTATAGCAGATTCTAAGTATCTCGGCCAAATTAAGAAAGCAGCCAAAAGAATATCAATTGATCCTCTTCTCCAAGAAAAAGAATGGGAAAAGATAATTGAAGAGATACCTACTCAAGAATAG
- a CDS encoding ECF transporter S component, producing MNEATLEAYATYFKIIVVLVAIGYFAYIFINREKFRVARIVAISALSAAAVTVTTMLVRIPIPASQGYLNFGDIMIMLVAVLFGPLVGGFAGGVGSALADVIGYPSWALFTLVIKGTEGVIVGWFSKGTTNYGRILLGTVLGGIVMVLGYVSVAYVLYGPGGAVAEFYNDIVQAVSGIIIGGGLGYILKKRIGPILE from the coding sequence ATGAATGAGGCAACGTTAGAGGCTTATGCTACATACTTTAAGATAATTGTCGTGCTAGTAGCGATTGGGTACTTTGCTTACATATTCATTAACAGGGAGAAGTTTAGGGTTGCAAGAATTGTGGCGATCTCAGCCCTATCTGCAGCTGCAGTAACGGTAACCACAATGCTTGTTAGAATTCCGATTCCCGCGTCTCAGGGTTACTTGAACTTTGGAGATATAATGATAATGCTAGTTGCAGTTCTCTTTGGACCTTTAGTTGGAGGATTTGCTGGAGGAGTTGGTTCGGCTTTGGCAGATGTAATTGGTTATCCATCCTGGGCCCTCTTTACGCTGGTAATAAAAGGAACTGAAGGTGTAATAGTGGGCTGGTTCTCTAAAGGAACCACAAATTATGGAAGAATTCTTCTGGGAACCGTTCTTGGAGGCATAGTCATGGTTCTCGGTTATGTATCTGTAGCATACGTTCTATACGGCCCAGGTGGCGCCGTAGCTGAATTCTACAATGACATAGTTCAGGCAGTGTCTGGAATTATAATTGGTGGAGGACTGGGATATATTCTGAAAAAGAGAATAGGTCCTATTCTTGAGTAG
- a CDS encoding thiamine-phosphate kinase has protein sequence MKETEIIKLFQEELKSKVLGDDAGFIKLGDRWLLLTNDMLVWRTDVPDFMTPEEAGAKVVTMNVSDIAAMGGKPIGFFFSLGLPRDINEKTLREIAKGIKRGTKRYNVEVLSGDTNESNELVIDGGAIGEAERILLRSGAKPGEVVCVTGDLGRPLTALLLWLKGEKIPREIAEKMKNPIARVREGLELANYASSAIDISDGLSKELWEISKASKVKIVIDPNSLPVHEKVKEIVKNPVEVALASGEEFELVFTISQEYLDILSFEFSIIGRVEKGEGVYTTTGEKVPMRGWEHFAGGNNDIGS, from the coding sequence ATGAAAGAGACCGAAATCATCAAGTTGTTTCAAGAAGAATTGAAGTCAAAAGTGCTTGGAGACGATGCAGGATTTATAAAACTTGGGGACAGATGGCTATTACTAACAAATGACATGTTAGTGTGGAGAACAGATGTTCCCGACTTCATGACCCCCGAAGAAGCTGGAGCAAAAGTTGTTACAATGAACGTAAGTGACATAGCAGCCATGGGAGGAAAGCCGATAGGATTCTTCTTTTCTCTGGGACTTCCAAGAGATATTAACGAAAAAACACTAAGAGAAATTGCCAAAGGAATTAAAAGAGGGACTAAAAGGTACAATGTGGAGGTTCTAAGTGGAGACACAAACGAGAGCAATGAGCTTGTTATAGACGGAGGAGCCATTGGAGAAGCAGAAAGAATTCTCTTGAGAAGTGGTGCAAAACCTGGAGAGGTGGTTTGTGTTACTGGAGATCTTGGTAGGCCTCTAACTGCCCTTCTACTATGGTTGAAAGGAGAAAAAATTCCCAGGGAGATAGCTGAAAAAATGAAAAATCCTATTGCAAGGGTAAGGGAAGGGTTAGAATTAGCAAACTACGCAAGCTCAGCAATTGACATAAGCGATGGACTATCGAAGGAACTCTGGGAGATATCAAAAGCGAGTAAAGTAAAAATAGTTATAGACCCAAATTCGCTTCCAGTACATGAAAAGGTTAAAGAGATCGTTAAAAACCCAGTAGAAGTTGCTCTTGCCAGTGGAGAGGAGTTTGAACTTGTGTTCACGATATCCCAGGAGTATTTGGACATCCTAAGCTTTGAATTTTCTATAATTGGAAGAGTCGAAAAAGGAGAAGGAGTGTATACAACAACAGGAGAAAAAGTGCCAATGCGTGGATGGGAACATTTTGCTGGTGGTAATAATGATATTGGAAGTTAG
- a CDS encoding protein O6-alkylguanine-DNA alkyltransferase domain-containing protein produces MILEVRKFQVKNKAVYIGTLSEDKIFGIIFSIDEPEVIRHRIPTLINFLEKRLNKKLEIKEGNSGFSDVVFKTLIGKISNEEAAEFIEVSYLTKFERKLYIYLVENVKRGEVITYGELAKILNTSSRAVGAAVKRNPYPIIVPCHRVIGRKNPYLYTPKPEYKKFLLEVEGWTS; encoded by the coding sequence ATGATATTGGAAGTTAGGAAATTCCAAGTAAAAAATAAAGCAGTTTACATAGGGACATTAAGTGAGGACAAGATTTTTGGAATTATATTTTCTATAGATGAGCCGGAAGTTATAAGGCATAGAATACCAACGCTAATTAACTTTCTTGAAAAAAGGTTAAACAAAAAACTTGAGATAAAGGAGGGAAATAGCGGATTTTCGGATGTTGTCTTTAAAACCCTTATAGGAAAAATAAGTAACGAAGAAGCAGCAGAGTTCATTGAAGTCTCCTATTTAACAAAATTTGAAAGAAAGCTGTATATCTATTTAGTGGAAAACGTTAAAAGAGGAGAGGTAATAACCTATGGAGAGCTTGCAAAGATACTAAACACTTCATCAAGAGCAGTTGGAGCAGCTGTAAAGAGAAATCCCTATCCAATAATAGTCCCCTGTCATCGAGTAATAGGCAGGAAAAATCCCTACTTGTATACTCCAAAACCCGAATATAAAAAGTTCCTATTGGAGGTGGAAGGATGGACAAGCTAA
- a CDS encoding tetratricopeptide repeat protein, translated as MDKLKLYVAGFLALIIGIAGFIVWKWGFWMLIRIILSLGFLGLTLMLAFFLALTIYAESWKYALLLLPFTIISGYATYLSITWQKLKVIGGIILFFIAVLAFGIWYISEPDLSITDRFRSAEKLERMGKYKQAARKYEKAGNYLKAAEMYLKLGWLESAAWAYEKAGEYAKAAELYEQLYEKEKDTYYLKEAHEYWKKAGNMERAAKALERYAQEEPWFWEDVAKLYEELGNQEKAREAWMKALEYYKGEAQEEGVFWEDVGNIARKLGMEELAREAYQKFLEYCLKEAEEDPMWWKHVAEAYEYLGEKEKAEEARKKYEEYRQKIMKSNEETSNFPS; from the coding sequence ATGGACAAGCTAAAGTTGTACGTAGCTGGATTTCTCGCTCTAATTATAGGTATAGCAGGATTTATAGTGTGGAAGTGGGGCTTTTGGATGCTAATTAGAATAATTTTAAGCCTGGGATTCCTGGGACTAACATTAATGCTAGCGTTTTTCTTGGCCCTAACAATATATGCAGAGAGCTGGAAATATGCTCTCCTCCTCCTGCCATTCACAATTATTTCAGGATATGCTACTTATCTTTCAATAACTTGGCAGAAACTCAAAGTAATTGGAGGGATTATATTATTCTTCATAGCCGTCTTAGCTTTCGGGATATGGTACATAAGCGAACCCGACCTAAGCATTACCGATAGGTTCAGGAGTGCAGAAAAGCTAGAAAGGATGGGGAAATATAAGCAGGCAGCAAGAAAGTATGAAAAAGCTGGAAACTATCTAAAGGCAGCGGAAATGTACCTAAAGCTAGGATGGCTGGAAAGTGCTGCCTGGGCATATGAAAAGGCTGGGGAGTATGCAAAGGCCGCCGAACTCTATGAGCAGCTCTATGAGAAAGAAAAGGACACCTACTATCTTAAGGAGGCCCATGAATACTGGAAAAAAGCAGGAAACATGGAGAGAGCTGCAAAAGCTTTGGAAAGATATGCTCAAGAGGAACCATGGTTCTGGGAGGATGTAGCTAAGTTGTACGAAGAACTTGGAAATCAGGAAAAAGCCCGAGAAGCATGGATGAAAGCATTAGAATATTACAAAGGAGAAGCTCAAGAAGAGGGAGTATTTTGGGAAGATGTGGGCAACATAGCGAGAAAGTTGGGGATGGAAGAATTAGCAAGAGAAGCTTATCAAAAGTTCCTAGAGTACTGCCTAAAGGAAGCCGAAGAGGATCCAATGTGGTGGAAACATGTTGCTGAGGCTTATGAATATTTAGGGGAGAAAGAGAAAGCGGAAGAAGCTAGAAAGAAGTATGAAGAATATAGGCAAAAGATAATGAAGAGCAACGAAGAAACGTCAAACTTCCCCTCATAA
- a CDS encoding RNA ligase partner protein: MIRFILDTSIFVNPDVRKKFGNTPTEAMKTFLKYAEKLFGKVEFYMPPGIYKEVKNFLEDIPPEMELYIIKKPPNVHDIKIPAFVVYELIEDIRRRVDKGLRVAEKAVRESVIDTNNVDKIIQKLRRNYRKALREGIVDSTEDFELILLAKEIDGIIVSADVGILTWAEKMGIKWVDAFKFKELLDELVEKVESEKERK; the protein is encoded by the coding sequence ATGATTCGCTTCATCCTAGATACCAGCATTTTCGTTAATCCAGACGTAAGGAAGAAGTTTGGGAATACCCCAACTGAGGCCATGAAAACCTTCCTCAAATACGCTGAGAAGCTCTTTGGAAAAGTTGAATTTTACATGCCCCCTGGGATCTACAAGGAAGTCAAAAACTTCTTGGAAGATATTCCCCCCGAGATGGAACTTTACATAATAAAAAAACCTCCAAATGTTCACGATATAAAAATCCCCGCATTCGTAGTCTATGAGCTAATAGAGGATATAAGAAGGAGAGTTGACAAGGGACTTAGAGTAGCAGAGAAGGCTGTTAGAGAGAGCGTAATAGACACCAACAACGTTGACAAAATAATACAAAAGCTGAGAAGAAATTACAGAAAAGCTCTAAGAGAGGGAATTGTTGACAGCACTGAAGATTTTGAGCTTATACTGCTAGCAAAGGAGATCGACGGGATTATTGTATCAGCTGACGTTGGAATTCTCACTTGGGCAGAGAAGATGGGAATTAAATGGGTTGATGCATTTAAATTTAAAGAACTATTAGATGAGCTAGTAGAAAAGGTTGAAAGTGAAAAGGAAAGGAAATGA
- the albA gene encoding DNA-binding protein Alba yields the protein MAEEHVVYIGKKPVMNYVLAVITQFNEGAKEVSIKARGRAISRAVDVAEIVRNRFLKDTVDIKEIKIGTEELPTADGRTTNTSTIEIVLERKV from the coding sequence ATGGCTGAGGAGCACGTTGTTTACATTGGAAAGAAGCCTGTTATGAACTATGTCCTAGCCGTAATAACCCAGTTCAACGAGGGAGCAAAGGAGGTCTCAATAAAGGCCCGTGGTAGGGCTATTAGCAGAGCTGTTGATGTAGCAGAAATCGTCAGAAACAGGTTCCTCAAGGACACCGTTGACATTAAGGAGATTAAGATCGGTACTGAGGAGCTTCCAACTGCAGACGGTAGAACAACAAACACTTCAACTATTGAGATCGTTCTAGAGAGAAAGGTCTGA